One stretch of Lemur catta isolate mLemCat1 chromosome 2, mLemCat1.pri, whole genome shotgun sequence DNA includes these proteins:
- the IL20RA gene encoding interleukin-20 receptor subunit alpha isoform X3, producing the protein MKNVLQWNPPEGLQGIEVTYTVQYFIYGQKKWLNKSECRNINRTYCDLSVETSDYEHQYYAKVKAIWETNCSKWAETGRFYPFLETQIGPPEVALTTDKKSISIVLTAPEKWKRNPEDSSVSMQQIYPNLKYNVSIYNTNSNRMWSQCVTNHTLVLTWLEPNTLYCVHVASFVPGPPRRARPSEKQCVRTLKDQSSELKVKIIFWYVLPISVTVFLFSVMGYSIYRYIHVGKEKHPANLILIYGNEFDKRCFVPAEKIVINFITFNILDDSKMSHKDMGLLEKSDDASSLHDTEPSGNRELPQQEVEVEHLGYASHLMEMFCDCEESTQGTSLSQQESRSRTMPTAKTGIEYEYDIRTADICVATEEPELSLQEEASTQGRLFQQQAALANLGPQTLLYSRTPQLGDLRPQAQEHTDSEAGPEEEPSATLVDWDPRTGRLCIPSLSGCDQDSEGCEHPENDCLTEEGLLARLYEDQAPDRPPEENETYLLRFMEEWGLYVQMEN; encoded by the exons ATATGGGCAAAAGAAATGGCTGAATAAATCTGAATGCAGAAATATCAATAGGACCTACTGTGATCTTTCTGTTGAAACTTCTGACTATGAGCACCAATATTATGCCAAAGTTAAGGCCATTTGGGAAACAAATTGCTCCAAATGGGCTGAAACTGGACGATTCTATCCTTTTTTAGAAA CACAAATCGGCCCACCAGAGGTTGCTCTGACTACTGACAAGAAGTCCATTTCTATTGTCCTGACGGCTCCAGAGAAGTGGAAGAGAAATCCAGAAGACAGTTCTGTTTCCATGCAACAAATCTACCCCAATCTGAAGTACAACGTGTCCATATATAATACTAACTCAAATAGAATG TGGTCCCAATGTGTGACCAACCACACGCTGGTGCTCACCTGGCTGGAGCCGAACACTCTGTACTGCGTCCACGTGGCGTCCTTCGTGCCCGGGCCCCCTCGCCGAGCTCGGCCTTCGGAGAAGCAGTGTGTCAGGACTTTGAAAG ATCAATCTTCAGAGCTCAAGGTTAAAATCATCTTCTGGTATGTTTTGCCCATATCTGtcactgtgtttcttttttctgtgatGGGCTACTCCATCTACCGATATATTCATGTCGGCAAAGAGAAACACCCAGCAAATTTG ATTttgatttatggaaatgaatttgaCAAAAGATGCTTTGTGCCTGCTGAAAAAATCGTGATTAACTTTATCACCTTCAATATTTTGGATGATTCTAAAATGTCTCATAAGGATATGGGTTTGCTGGAAAAAAGCGATGATGCATCCAGCCTTCATGATACCGAGCCCAGCGGGAACCGGGAGCTCCCCCAGCAGGAAGTGGAGGTGGAACATTTAGGGTACGCTTCGCAtctgatggaaatgttctgcGACTGTGAGGAAAGCACCCAAGGTACTTCCCTCTCCCAGCAGGAGTCACGCAGCAGAACAATGCCCACAGCTAAAACAGGCATTGAATATGAATATGACATAAGAACCGCTGACATTTGTGTGGCGACTGAAGAGCCAGAGCTCAGTTTGCAGGAGGAAGCTTCCACACAGGGGAGATTATTCCAGCAACAGGCAGCTTTGGCAAACCTGGGCCCACAAACGTTACTGTACTCACGCACCCCTCAGCTCGGAGACCTACGCCCCCAGGCACAGGAGCACACAGACTCCGAAGCGGGGCCCGAGGAAGAGCCATCGGCCACGCTGGTGGATTGGGACCCGCGGACTGGCCGGCTGTGTATACCTTCACTGTCCGGCTGTGACCAGGACTCCGAGGGCTGCGAGCATCCTGAGAACGACTGTCTCACGGAAGAGGGCCTTTTAGCCAGACTCTATGAGGACCAGGCTCCAGACAGGCCACCAGAGGAAAATGAAACCTATCTCCTGCGATTTATGGAGGAATGGGGGTTATATGTACAGATGGAGAACTAA
- the IL20RA gene encoding interleukin-20 receptor subunit alpha isoform X2: MSYSGIHRRVYRELKLLILCSISSQIGPPEVALTTDKKSISIVLTAPEKWKRNPEDSSVSMQQIYPNLKYNVSIYNTNSNRMWSQCVTNHTLVLTWLEPNTLYCVHVASFVPGPPRRARPSEKQCVRTLKDQSSELKVKIIFWYVLPISVTVFLFSVMGYSIYRYIHVGKEKHPANLILIYGNEFDKRCFVPAEKIVINFITFNILDDSKMSHKDMGLLEKSDDASSLHDTEPSGNRELPQQEVEVEHLGYASHLMEMFCDCEESTQGTSLSQQESRSRTMPTAKTGIEYEYDIRTADICVATEEPELSLQEEASTQGRLFQQQAALANLGPQTLLYSRTPQLGDLRPQAQEHTDSEAGPEEEPSATLVDWDPRTGRLCIPSLSGCDQDSEGCEHPENDCLTEEGLLARLYEDQAPDRPPEENETYLLRFMEEWGLYVQMEN, translated from the exons CACAAATCGGCCCACCAGAGGTTGCTCTGACTACTGACAAGAAGTCCATTTCTATTGTCCTGACGGCTCCAGAGAAGTGGAAGAGAAATCCAGAAGACAGTTCTGTTTCCATGCAACAAATCTACCCCAATCTGAAGTACAACGTGTCCATATATAATACTAACTCAAATAGAATG TGGTCCCAATGTGTGACCAACCACACGCTGGTGCTCACCTGGCTGGAGCCGAACACTCTGTACTGCGTCCACGTGGCGTCCTTCGTGCCCGGGCCCCCTCGCCGAGCTCGGCCTTCGGAGAAGCAGTGTGTCAGGACTTTGAAAG ATCAATCTTCAGAGCTCAAGGTTAAAATCATCTTCTGGTATGTTTTGCCCATATCTGtcactgtgtttcttttttctgtgatGGGCTACTCCATCTACCGATATATTCATGTCGGCAAAGAGAAACACCCAGCAAATTTG ATTttgatttatggaaatgaatttgaCAAAAGATGCTTTGTGCCTGCTGAAAAAATCGTGATTAACTTTATCACCTTCAATATTTTGGATGATTCTAAAATGTCTCATAAGGATATGGGTTTGCTGGAAAAAAGCGATGATGCATCCAGCCTTCATGATACCGAGCCCAGCGGGAACCGGGAGCTCCCCCAGCAGGAAGTGGAGGTGGAACATTTAGGGTACGCTTCGCAtctgatggaaatgttctgcGACTGTGAGGAAAGCACCCAAGGTACTTCCCTCTCCCAGCAGGAGTCACGCAGCAGAACAATGCCCACAGCTAAAACAGGCATTGAATATGAATATGACATAAGAACCGCTGACATTTGTGTGGCGACTGAAGAGCCAGAGCTCAGTTTGCAGGAGGAAGCTTCCACACAGGGGAGATTATTCCAGCAACAGGCAGCTTTGGCAAACCTGGGCCCACAAACGTTACTGTACTCACGCACCCCTCAGCTCGGAGACCTACGCCCCCAGGCACAGGAGCACACAGACTCCGAAGCGGGGCCCGAGGAAGAGCCATCGGCCACGCTGGTGGATTGGGACCCGCGGACTGGCCGGCTGTGTATACCTTCACTGTCCGGCTGTGACCAGGACTCCGAGGGCTGCGAGCATCCTGAGAACGACTGTCTCACGGAAGAGGGCCTTTTAGCCAGACTCTATGAGGACCAGGCTCCAGACAGGCCACCAGAGGAAAATGAAACCTATCTCCTGCGATTTATGGAGGAATGGGGGTTATATGTACAGATGGAGAACTAA